The following DNA comes from Desulfovibrio sp. TomC.
GTTGCACTCGAGGCCCTGTCCGGCGAGTTGACCTTGGCCGAGCTGGCCAGCAAGTATGACGTGCATCCGACCCAGATTACGGATTGGAAGCGCCAAGCCAAGGAAGGCATGGTTGCGGCTTTTTCCGGGAAAGCGACGACCGTGCAGAAGGACGTCGCCGCCGAGATCCGGGAACTCCACGCCAAGATTGGTGAATTGACCGTGGAAAAGGATTTTTTAGAGCGAGCCTTCGCCAAACGATGAGTCGCGAGCGAAGGCGTGGGATGGTCGAGCGCGGGCATCCCCGACTCAGTATTTGCCGGCAGTGCCACATCCTCGGACTGGCGAGGTCGACTTGGTACCATCGCCCGAAGGGTGAGTCGGCCAAGAATCTGGACCTGATGCGGCGTATCGACGAGCAGTTTCTGGAGACGCCGTTTTACGGATCGCGCCAGATGCAGCGGCATTTGCGGCATCAGGGCATCGCGATCGGCCGAGGCTGCGTACGGCGGTTGATGCGCAAAATGGGGCTCATGGCGATTTACCAGAAGCCCAGGACCAGTCAGCCGCATCCAGAGCACAAAATCTATCCGTATCTGCTGCGCGGTCTTGCGATCAAACGGCCGGATCAGGTGTGGTGCGCTGATATCACGTATATCCGGATGCGGCGTGGCTTCCTGTATCTGGTGGCGATCATGGATTGGCACAGCCGGGCCGTCCTGTCCTGGCGGTTGTCCAACACCCTGGACGCGGATTTTTGCGTTTCCGCCTTGGAAGAGGCCATGAATCGCTATGGGGTGCCGGAAATCTTCAACACGGACCAGGGATCGCAGTTCACAGGCCAGGATTTCACGCAAACGCTTAAAGATGCCGGCGTTACCATCTCCATGGATGGCAA
Coding sequences within:
- a CDS encoding IS3 family transposase (programmed frameshift); translation: MSKRRKFSAEFKAKVALEALSGELTLAELASKYDVHPTQITDWKRQAKEGMVAAFSGKATTVQKDVAAEIRELHAKIGELTVEKDFLERAFQTMSRERRRGMVERGHPRLSICRQCHILGLARSTWYHRPKGESAKNLDLMRRIDEQFLETPFYGSRQMQRHLRHQGIAIGRGCVRRLMRKMGLMAIYQKPRTSQPHPEHKIYPYLLRGLAIKRPDQVWCADITYIRMRRGFLYLVAIMDWHSRAVLSWRLSNTLDADFCVSALEEAMNRYGVPEIFNTDQGSQFTGQDFTQTLKDAGVTISMDGKGRWMDNVFIERLWRSLKWECVYLRELETGSQARQALGDWFRFYNEQRPHTAFDGRRPMDVYRDGHSASKAA